From one Anopheles bellator chromosome 1, idAnoBellAS_SP24_06.2, whole genome shotgun sequence genomic stretch:
- the LOC131216814 gene encoding enhancer of yellow 2 transcription factor: MYSKSVDQMTILCGDRTKLKDLLRKRLIESGWFDQVQLLCRKAITESELSSVDAVVQHVTPQARAMVPDIVKKELLFKIRSILSEQEKHQIDV; the protein is encoded by the exons atGTACAGTAAAAGTGTCGATCAGATGACTATCCTGTGCGGTGACCGGACAAA GCTAAAGGATTTGCTGCGGAAGCGGCTCATCGAGAGCGGATGGTTCGATCAGGTGCAGCTCCTTTGCCGGAAGGCCATCACCGAGAGCGAACTGAGCAGTGTCGATGCCGTGGTGCAGCACGTTACGCCTCAAGCGCGGGCCATGGTACCTGATATCGTGAAAAAGGAGCTGCTGTTTAAGATCCGTTCGATACTCAGTGAACAAGAGAAGCACCAGATAGACGTATAG
- the LOC131214926 gene encoding F-box only protein 42, with protein MGANINDLPNEILEFVFSLLPPYLDLEQCAAVCKRWSLLARNVQARKKSSLHKGLVEFNLCWEENVCGSNPRIAARFGHASAMHRNSMYVFGGASSHDTTFNDLWKFDLSRREWVRPIAMGTYPSPKAGASLVCHRDSLILFGGWRHPSTVLHMYTLIDDLHVYNIPENRWTIHNNPSYGPPPMTGHSATVHRNKMVLFGGYVMHQESLHTSNDIWVLDLEKLTWKKPTVSNRKPPPRYGQYQMAVGEDHILVLGGTGGVNRTFNDAWLLDMQRDTWSWKRVEIRNRKGPHPQNWCYPACNVGSKVIVLGPTSPNDFQIIRICPNRIVSHREPNIPRNPPAVLQRPNLPPPAQPAPPVAGQAGPRIQRSNHVLPSPPAPPPLPPPSPPSAAAAAAPVSNGVGAAEPKPGPSGLRAGAPKSPSSFGACTRPLITIRPLPLHTIRSAFARQSSDDDHLPKRFNQQNLPEQSHMEMAAFSVPPSMPRAVSSRERQLQQLIKMEAKLFGVQCAKKDGQEQAQQQNNFLPAPDARLQRGSLKTAAAEAEAAPAVVAESGSGPSNGVPAGNALQPSEPVTPKRVKRNGLAIYVCDVSNILPTGGGEPWIEWQELKNSGQIAGAPDHYTFSTMVSGNGELIVFGGVYKNPQVRSENMFVSNSVHFLTVPTAVV; from the exons ATGGGCGCAAACATCAACGATCTGCCGAACGAAATCCTCGAGTTTGTGTTCAGTTTGCTTCCGCCCTATCTTGACCTCGAGCAGTGTGCCGCAGTTTGCAAGCGTTGGAGTTTGTTGGCGCGCA ATGTGCAAGCCCGGAAGAAGTCGAGCCTGCACAAGGGGCTGGTCGAGTTCAATCTCTGCTGGGAGGAGAACGTGTGCGGTTCGAACCCGCGGATTGCGGCCCGATTCGGTCATGCCAGTGCCATGCACCGTAACTCGATGTACGTGTTCGGTGGTGCCTCGTCGCACGACACGACGTTCAACGACCTGTGGAAGTTTGATCTGTCACGTCGCGAATGGGTGCGTCCCATCGCCATGGGCACGTACCCATCGCCGAAGGCCGGCGCCTCGCTGGTGTGCCACCGCGATTCGCTGATACTTTTCGGGGGCTGGCGCCATCCGTCGACCGTCCTCCATATGTACACCTTGATCGACGATCTGCACGTGTACAACATTCCGGAGAACCGGTGGACCATCCACAACAACCCGTCGTACGGGCCGCCACCCATGACGGGGCACTCGGCGACGGTGCATCGCAACAAGATGGTCCTGTTCGGGGGCTACGTGATGCACCAGGAAAGCCTCCACACGTCCAACGACATTTGGGTGTTGGACCTCGAGAAGCTCACCTGGAAGAAGCCGACGGtttcgaaccggaaaccaCCGCCACGGTACGGCCAGTACCAGATGGCCGTCGGTGAGGATCACATCCTGGTGCTCGGTGGGACCGGCGGCGTTAATCGTACGTTCAACGATGCGTGGCTGTTAGACATGCAGCGCGACACTTGGAGCTGGAAGCGTGTCGAGATCAGGAACCGGAAGGGACCGCATCCACAAAACTGGTGCTACCCGGCGTGTAACGTCGGCTCGAAAGTGATCGTGCTCGGTCCGACATCACCCAACGATTTCCAGATTATTCGCATATGCCCGAATCGGATCGTTTCCCATCGCGAACCGAACATTCCCAGGAACCCACCCGCGGTGCTACAGCGCCCGAATTTACCTCCTCCGGCgcaaccggcaccgccggtggcgggtCAGGCCGGGCCCAGGATACAGAGAAGCAACCACGTGTTACCGTCGCCACCAgccccaccaccactaccaccaccatcgccaccatcagcagcagctgcggccGCGCCCGTCAGTAATGGTGTCGGTGCGGCGGAACCAAAGCCCGGACCGTCGGGATTGCGAGCCGGTGCCCCGAAAAGCCCGAGTAGTTTCGGTGCATGCACACGGCCACTGATCACGATacggccactgccactgcaCACCATACGGAGCGCCTTTGCGCGACAATCTTCAGACGACGATCACTTACCGAAGCGCTTCAACCAGCAAAACCTGCCCGAGCAGAGCCACATGGAAATGGCGGCGTTCAGTGTTCCCCCGTCCATGCCCCGGGCCGTCAGTTCCCGCGAACGGCAGCTACAGCAGCTGATCAAAATGGAGGCCAAGCTGTTTGGTGTACAGTGCGCGAAAAAGGATGGCCAGGAACAGGcgcagcaacaaaacaattttctgcCGGCTCCGGACGCCCGTCTCCAGAGAGGTTCCCTGAAGACAGCGGCAGCGGAGGCGGAAGCAGCGCCCGCAGTGGTGGCCGAGTCAGGGAGTGGGCCGAGTAACGGTGTTCCCGCCGGCAACGCGTTACAACCGTCGGAACCCGTGACGCCGAAGCGCGTCAAGCGGAATGGTCTGGCGATTTATGTGTGCGACGTCTCGAACATACTGCCGACGGGGGGCGGCGAACCGTGGATCGAGTGGCAAGAGCTGAAAAACAGCGGCCAGATAGCGGGCGCACCGGACCACTACACCTTCTCGACGATGGTCAGCGGCAACGGAGAACTGATCGTGTTTGGTGGGGTGTACAAAAATCCACAGGTTCGCTCGGAAAACATGTTCGTTTCGAACTCCGTGCACTTTCTAACCGTTCCGACGGCGGTCGTTTGA